A stretch of the Osmerus mordax isolate fOsmMor3 chromosome 12, fOsmMor3.pri, whole genome shotgun sequence genome encodes the following:
- the LOC136954106 gene encoding regulator of G-protein signaling 14-like isoform X1 has product MVAFRGLCRSLSRLAKSSAHHYKYGKAQKPTNPALTFTQHKSQAVSDGELNVCARSSAGSCTSLPGQAGGEAGPANSVLSWAVCFEKLLEDPTGVQYFTAFLRSEVSAENILFWEACRRFQNISANLQGQLKEEALSIYQAYLCDSAPYSVNIDDTAKTQEKDLLHPTPDMFNKAQDQIFKLMKMDSYRRFVRSALYQSCSLASVEGRPLPSIPSESACSGSWENMTSGSPHLDDNKKSQKKKTSSASVGGRPSRDKRHEKRGSWGVEVSYPLMKSVSRKDSQMSVKSCSSVELGSLSRQTENGGTSPVSPDQCGGECRVEGGYCCVYLPDGSASLASTRPGLPLRDMLASLCEKRGFPLKDIVIYLHDKDRQPLSLDQDSSVLRDQQVTLELRVTIALEVQFTGKTVGIVVKSSKTLQEAISYVLQKHQLKHQDVMVTMSESEKPLSMSTSVFRLANKKLCLSKVQGKDFPSSSSGSAGTQVSPARGRAATAPQAHWAQKAGRTTAQPEPSKNHDMQGLIDMLSKAQCCRVDDQRGLLTKEHLKLPSFLQLPPAEASGPGGEEGESCSHTTTTRGASEAMAETQ; this is encoded by the exons ATGGTGGCTTTCCGCGGGTTGTGCAGAAGCTTGTCCCGGTTAGCCAAAAGCAGCGCGCACCACTACAAATATGGGAAAGCTCAGAAGCCTACCAACCCTGCTTTAACGTTCACTCAGCACAAG AGCCAGGCGGTGTCTGATGgag agcTGAACGTGTGTGCGCGGAGCAGTGCAGGCAGCTGTACCAGCCTCCCTGggcaggcaggaggggaggctggcCCAGCCAACAGTGTCCTCAGCTGGGCCGTGTGCTTTGAGAAGCTCCTGGAAGACCCTACTGGGGTGCAGTACTTCACg gccttcctaaggtcagaggtcagcgctGAGAACATCCTGTTCTGGGAGGCATGCCGTAGATTCCAGAACATTTCAGCCAATCTGCAGGGGCAG CTGAAGGAGGAGGCTCTCTCCATCTACCAGGCCTACCTGTGTGACAGCGCCCCCTACTCTGTCAACATAGACGACACAGCCAAGACCCAGGAGAAAGACCTGCTGCATCCCACACCAGACATGTTCAACAAGGCCCAGGACCAg ATCTTCAAGCTGATGAAGATGGACAGCTACCGGAGGTTCGTCCGCTCTGCTCTCTACCAGAGCTGCTCTCTGGCCAGCGTGGAGGGCCGCCCGCTACCCAGCATCCCCTCCGAGTCCGCCTGCTCCGGGTCCTGGGAGAACATGACCTCGGGCAGCCCCCACCTTGACGACAACAAGAAATCG cagaagaagaagacttCCTCTGCCAGTGTAGGAGGGAGACCCTCCCGGGACAAACGGCACGAGAAGAGAGGATCGTGGGGAG tagaGGTGTCCTATCCACTAATGAAGTCTGTGAGCAGGAAGGACTCTCAGATGTCGGTGAAGTCCTGCAGCAGTGTGGAGCTGGGTtctctcagcagacagacagag aatGGGGGAACCAGTCCTGTGTCTCCAGACCAGTGTGGTGGGGAGTgtcgggtggagggggggtactGCTGTGTGTACCTGCCTGACGGCAGcgcctccctggcctccacgCGCCCCGGCCTCCCCCTCAGGGACATGCTGGCCAGCCTCTGTGAGAAGAGAGGCTTCCCCCTCAAAGACATCGTCATCTACCTCCATGACAAGGATCGG cagcccctctctctggACCAGGACTCCTCTGTACTGAGGGACCAGCAGGTCACCTTGGAACTCCGGGTCACCATTGC gctggAGGTGCAGTTCACGGGTAAGACAGTGGGCATCGTGGTGAAGTCCAGTAAGACCCTTCAGGAGGCCATCTCCTATGTCCTCCAGAAACACCAGCTCAAGCACCAGGACGTCATGGTCACCATG AGTGAGAGTGAAAAGCCCCTGAGCATGAGTACCAGTGTGTTCAGACTGGCCAATAAGAAGCTGTGTCTGAGCAAGGTCCAAG GTAAGGACTTTCCTAGCAGCAGTAGCGGTTCTGCAGGCACACAAGTGAGTCCCGCCCGG GGCCGAGCTGCAACAGCACCCCAAGCCCACTGGGCCCAGAAGGCAGGCAGGACCACGGCCCAGCCCGAGCCCAGTAAGAACCACGATATGCAGG GGCTGATAGACATGCTGTCCAAGGCCCAGTGCTGCCGTGTGGACGACCAGAGAGGTCTGCTGACCAAGGAGCACTTGAAGCTGCCctcgttcctgcagctgcccccGGCAGAGGCATCTGGgccgggaggagaggaaggggagtccTGCAgtcacaccaccaccactaggGGAGCCAGCGAGGCCATGGCAGAAACACAGTGA
- the LOC136954106 gene encoding regulator of G-protein signaling 14-like isoform X7 encodes MVAFRGLCRSLSRLAKSSAHHYKYGKAQKPTNPALTFTQHKSQAVSDGELNVCARSSAGSCTSLPGQAGGEAGPANSVLSWAVCFEKLLEDPTGVQYFTAFLRSEVSAENILFWEACRRFQNISANLQGQLKEEALSIYQAYLCDSAPYSVNIDDTAKTQEKDLLHPTPDMFNKAQDQIFKLMKMDSYRRFVRSALYQSCSLASVEGRPLPSIPSESACSGSWENMTSGSPHLDDNKKSQKKKTSSASVGGRPSRDKRHEKRGSWGVEVSYPLMKSVSRKDSQMSVKSCSSVELGSLSRQTENGGTSPVSPDQCGGECRVEGGYCCVYLPDGSASLASTRPGLPLRDMLASLCEKRGFPLKDIVIYLHDKDRQPLSLDQDSSVLRDQQVTLELRVTIALEVQFTGKTVGIVVKSSKTLQEAISYVLQKHQLKHQDVMVTMSESEKPLSMSTSVFRLANKKLCLSKVQGKDFPSSSSGSAGTQVSPARGRAATAPQAHWAQKAGRTTAQPEPRLIDMLSKAQCCRVDDQRGLLTKEHLKLPSFLQLPPAEASGPGGEEGESCSHTTTTRGASEAMAETQ; translated from the exons ATGGTGGCTTTCCGCGGGTTGTGCAGAAGCTTGTCCCGGTTAGCCAAAAGCAGCGCGCACCACTACAAATATGGGAAAGCTCAGAAGCCTACCAACCCTGCTTTAACGTTCACTCAGCACAAG AGCCAGGCGGTGTCTGATGgag agcTGAACGTGTGTGCGCGGAGCAGTGCAGGCAGCTGTACCAGCCTCCCTGggcaggcaggaggggaggctggcCCAGCCAACAGTGTCCTCAGCTGGGCCGTGTGCTTTGAGAAGCTCCTGGAAGACCCTACTGGGGTGCAGTACTTCACg gccttcctaaggtcagaggtcagcgctGAGAACATCCTGTTCTGGGAGGCATGCCGTAGATTCCAGAACATTTCAGCCAATCTGCAGGGGCAG CTGAAGGAGGAGGCTCTCTCCATCTACCAGGCCTACCTGTGTGACAGCGCCCCCTACTCTGTCAACATAGACGACACAGCCAAGACCCAGGAGAAAGACCTGCTGCATCCCACACCAGACATGTTCAACAAGGCCCAGGACCAg ATCTTCAAGCTGATGAAGATGGACAGCTACCGGAGGTTCGTCCGCTCTGCTCTCTACCAGAGCTGCTCTCTGGCCAGCGTGGAGGGCCGCCCGCTACCCAGCATCCCCTCCGAGTCCGCCTGCTCCGGGTCCTGGGAGAACATGACCTCGGGCAGCCCCCACCTTGACGACAACAAGAAATCG cagaagaagaagacttCCTCTGCCAGTGTAGGAGGGAGACCCTCCCGGGACAAACGGCACGAGAAGAGAGGATCGTGGGGAG tagaGGTGTCCTATCCACTAATGAAGTCTGTGAGCAGGAAGGACTCTCAGATGTCGGTGAAGTCCTGCAGCAGTGTGGAGCTGGGTtctctcagcagacagacagag aatGGGGGAACCAGTCCTGTGTCTCCAGACCAGTGTGGTGGGGAGTgtcgggtggagggggggtactGCTGTGTGTACCTGCCTGACGGCAGcgcctccctggcctccacgCGCCCCGGCCTCCCCCTCAGGGACATGCTGGCCAGCCTCTGTGAGAAGAGAGGCTTCCCCCTCAAAGACATCGTCATCTACCTCCATGACAAGGATCGG cagcccctctctctggACCAGGACTCCTCTGTACTGAGGGACCAGCAGGTCACCTTGGAACTCCGGGTCACCATTGC gctggAGGTGCAGTTCACGGGTAAGACAGTGGGCATCGTGGTGAAGTCCAGTAAGACCCTTCAGGAGGCCATCTCCTATGTCCTCCAGAAACACCAGCTCAAGCACCAGGACGTCATGGTCACCATG AGTGAGAGTGAAAAGCCCCTGAGCATGAGTACCAGTGTGTTCAGACTGGCCAATAAGAAGCTGTGTCTGAGCAAGGTCCAAG GTAAGGACTTTCCTAGCAGCAGTAGCGGTTCTGCAGGCACACAAGTGAGTCCCGCCCGG GGCCGAGCTGCAACAGCACCCCAAGCCCACTGGGCCCAGAAGGCAGGCAGGACCACGGCCCAGCCCGAGCCCA GGCTGATAGACATGCTGTCCAAGGCCCAGTGCTGCCGTGTGGACGACCAGAGAGGTCTGCTGACCAAGGAGCACTTGAAGCTGCCctcgttcctgcagctgcccccGGCAGAGGCATCTGGgccgggaggagaggaaggggagtccTGCAgtcacaccaccaccactaggGGAGCCAGCGAGGCCATGGCAGAAACACAGTGA